One genomic window of Solanum stenotomum isolate F172 chromosome 9, ASM1918654v1, whole genome shotgun sequence includes the following:
- the LOC125877053 gene encoding septum-promoting GTP-binding protein 1-like yields MAQKTHDFSPEKMTNICRKIVQVKIRWKIFDKASIFREFFRFIWERIIVCSTGRKPVRYRRLSRRSSSSPVAMEEVEGYGVGGGEGDPLTATCSGYDSDSDLVTLKISILGDCQIGKTSFVIKYVGDEQEKRCLQMKGLNLMDKTLVVRGARIAFRIWDVGGDHSSFDQIPIACKDAVAILFMFDLTSRSTLNNVISWYTEARKWNQTAIPILIGTKFDDFVQLPPDIQWSVVTQARTYAKAMKATLFFSSSTHNINVNKIFKFIMAKLFNLPWSVKRNLTIGEPIIDF; encoded by the exons ATGGCTCAGAAAACCCATGATTTTTCACCGGAAAAAATGACTAATATTTGCCGGAAAATAGTTCAAGTCAAGATTAGGTGGAAGATATTTGATAAAGCTTCAATCTTTAGGGAGTTTTTTCGTTTTATTTGGGAAAGAATCATTGTTTGTTCAACTGGCCGGAAACCGGTGAGGTACCGGCGTTTGTCTCGAAGAAGTTCATCGTCTCCGGTGGCTATGGAGGAAGTTGAAGGGTATGGGGTAGGTGGTGGAGAAGGTGATCCTTTAACTGCAACTTGTAGTGGGTATGATAGTGATTCAGATTTAGTTACTTTGAAGATCAGTATTTTGGGTGATTGTCAGATTGGTAaaacaagttttgtg ATTAAGTATGTAGGTGATGAACAAGAAAAGAGGTGCTTGCAGATGAAGGGATTGAACTTAATGGATAAAACATTAGTTGTACGAGGTGCACGAATTGCATTTAGAATATGGGATGTAGGAG GTGATCATAGCTCATTTGATCAGATTCCAATTGCTTGTAAAGATGCTGTTGCCATTCTCTTTATGTTCGATCTCACTAGCCGGAGTACATTGAACAA tGTGATAAGTTGGTATACTGAAGCAAGAAAGTGGAATCAG ACTGCTATTCCAATACTAATTGGGACCAAATTTGATGATTTTGTTCAGCTTCCACCAGACATTCAATGGTCTGTGGTGACACAG GCAAGGACATATGCAAAGGCAATGAAAGCAACACTTTTCTTCTCAAGTTCAACGCATAACATCAATGTGAATAAGATTTTTAAGTTCATAATGGCAAAGCTCTTTAACTTGCCTTGGTCTGTCAAGAGGAATCTTACTATTGGTGAACCAATTATTGACTTCTAG
- the LOC125877210 gene encoding tryptophan synthase beta chain 1, whose amino-acid sequence MAFSSPSQIALPLPKPHRFSSLSQSQIPFKFIKITSSPTNPPAIACVLTGKSMDAAAIQRPDSFGRFGKFGGKYVPETLMHALDELETAFNSLATDQDFQKELDGILRDYVGRESPLYFAERLTEHYKRPDGEGPMIYLKREDLNHTGAHKINNAVAQALLAKRLGKKRIIAETGAGQHGVATATVCARFGLDCVIYMGAQDMERQALNVFRMRLLGAEVRSVHSGTATLKDATSEAIRDWVTNVETTHYILGSVAGPHPYPMMVRDFHAVIGKETRKQSMEKWGGKPDVLVACVGGGSNAMGLFHEFVDDKDVRLIGVEAAGFGLDSGKHAATLTKGEVGVLHGAMSYLLQDEDGQIVEPHSISAGLDYPGVGPEHSFLKDLGRAEYYSITDEEALEAFKRLSRLEGIIPALETSHALAYLEKLCPTLPNGTKVVLNCSGRGDKDVQTAIKYLKV is encoded by the exons ATGGCCTTCTCCTCACCGAGCCAAATAGCTCTACCGCTACCGAAGCCTCACCGTTTCTCCTCCTTGTCTCAATCGCAAATAcccttcaaattcatcaaaattacGTCTTCACCCACCAATCCACCAGCCATAGCTTGTGTCCTCACCGGAAAATCAATGGATGCCGCCGCCATTCAACGACCCGATTCGTTTGGCCGGTTTGGAAAGTTCGGTGGTAAGTATGTACCGGAAACTCTAATGCATGCTCTCGATGAGCTCGAAACCGCCTTCAATTCGCTCGCCACAGACCAAGATTTTCAG AAGGAACTAGATGGGATATTAAGAGATTATGTTGGCAGAGAGAGCCCTCTTTATTTTGCTGAGCGACTTACTGAGCATTATAAACGTCCAGATGGTGAAGGGCCAATGATCTACCTGAAGAGAGAAGATTTAAATCACACTGGTGcccacaaaataaataatgctGTTGCGCAAGCTTTGCTTGCCAAGCGCTTGGGGAAGAAACGCATTATTGCCGAGACAGGGGCCGGTCAGCATGGTGTTGCCACTGCAACTGTTTGTGCTCGGTTCGGTTTGGACTGTGTTATTTATATGGGTGCTCAAGATATGGAGAGGCAAGCATTGAATGTCTTCAGAATGCGACTGCTTGGAGCTGAG GTTAGATCAGTCCACTCTGGAACTGCTACGCTCAAGGATGCTACTTCAGAAGCTATAAGGGATTGGGTTACAAATGTTGAAACAACTCACTACATACTTGGATCTGTTGCAGGACCACACCCTTACCCCATGATGGTTAGGGACTTCCATGCAGTGATTGGTAAAGAAACAAGGAAGCAATCAATGGAAAAGTGGGGCGGGAAACCAGACGTGCTTGTTGCATGTGTTGGTGGAGGTTCAAATGCTATGGGACTCTTTCATGAGTTTGTTGATGACAAAGATGTGAGGTTGATTGGGGTTGAAGCAGCAGGTTTTGGTCTAGATAGTGGTAAACATGCTGCTACTTTAACAAAGGGAGAGGTAGGAGTATTACATGGAGCTATGAGCTATTTACTGCAAGATGAAGATGGGCAGATAGTTGAGCCTCATTCTATCAGTGCTGG ATTGGATTACCCTGGAGTTGGGCCAGAACACAGCTTTTTGAAAGATCTGGGGAGAGCAGAATATTATAGCATCACAGATGAGGAGGCTTTGGAAG CCTTCAAAAGGTTATCTCGGTTAGAGGGTATCATCCCCGCTCTAGAAACATCTCATGCTCTGGCCTACTTAGAGAAGTTGTGTCCAACTTTACCGAATGGAACTAAGGTCGTGCTTAACTGCAGTGGTAGAGGAGATAAAGATGTTCAGACTGCTATTAAATATTTGAAGGTTTGA
- the LOC125875907 gene encoding glucose-6-phosphate/phosphate translocator 1, chloroplastic has protein sequence MISTVKQSAFTINGCDFIRSKSQSLVSSRRISVLPPLPAMKSRRSSGVSISKPVFVSSVESFGGLKRSNEKTDSGLVKCKAYEADRAEPIEGPESKTEVARKMKIGVYFATWWFLNVIFNIYNKKVLNAFPFPWLTSTLSLAAGSLIMLISWALRIAEAPKTDLEFWKTLLPVAVAHTIGHVAATVSMSKVAVSFTHIIKSGEPAFSVLVSRFLLGESFPTAVYLSLIPIIGGCGLSALTELNFNWIGFSGAMISNVAFVFRNIFSKKGMKGKSVSGMNYYACLSMLSLLILTPFAIAVEGPQMWALGFEKAVSQIGPQIVWWMAAQSVFYHLYNQVSYMSLDEISPLTFSIGNTMKRISVIVSSIIIFRTPVQPVNALGAAIAILGTFLYSQAKQ, from the exons ATGATCTCTACAGTGAAGCAATCGGCTTTTACAATCAATGGGTGTGATTTTATTCGGtcaaagtctcaatctttgGTTTCTTCACGCCGTATCTCTGTACTTCCGCCATTACCGGCGATGAAGTCTCGCCGGAGCTCCGGTGTATCTATTTCTAAGCCTGTTTTTGTTTCTTCTGTTGAGAGTTTTGGGGGTTTGAAGAGATCTAATGAGAAAACTGATAGCGGTTTGGTTAAGTGTAAGGCTTATGAAGCGGATCGGGCAGAACCGATTGAAGGACCTGAATCGAAAACGGAGGTGGCAAGGAAGATGAAGATCGGTGTTTATTTTGCTACTTGGTGGTTTTTGAATgtgatttttaatatttataataagaAAGTGTTGAATGCTTTTCCATTCCCTTGGTTAACATCAACTTTGTCACTTGCTGCTGgttcacttattatgttgattTCTTGGGCTCTAAGAATTGCAGAAGCTCCTAAAACTGATCTTGAATTCTGGAAAACTCTATTGCCG GTTGCCGTTGCACATACAATTGGGCATGTGGCAGCTACAGTGAGCATGTCAAAGGTGGCAGTTTCATTCACTCACATCATCAAGAGTGGTGAACCTGCTTTTAGTGTTTTGGTTTCAAGGTTCCTCTTGGGAGAGTCATTCCCTACCGCCGTTTACTTATCTCTTATCCCCATCATTGGTGGTTGTGGTCTTTCTGCTCTTACAGAGTTGAACTTCAATTGGATTG GTTTCTCGGGGGCTATGATCTCGAATGTGGCATTTGTCTTCAGAAATATATTCTCCAAGAAGGGTATGAAGGGGAAGTCTGTTAGTGGGATGAACTACTATGCTTGCCTGTCTATGCTGTCTTTGTTGATTCTCACACCATTTGCCATTGCTGTTGAGGGACCACAAATGTGGGCTCTAGGATTTGAAAAGGCTGTATCTCAAATTGGTCCCCAGATCGTCTG GTGGATGGCGGCCCAGAGTGTATTTTATCATCTCTACAATCAAGTTTCATACATGTCTTTGGATGAGATCTCTCCATTGACATTTAGTATTGGAAACACCATGAAACGTATATCAGTAATTGTCTCTTCCATCATTATCTTCCGTACACCCGTCCAGCCAGTCAACGCTCTTGGAGCTGCCATTGCAATTCTTGGAACTTTCTTGTACTCACAG GCAAAACAATGA